From one Mobula birostris isolate sMobBir1 chromosome 20, sMobBir1.hap1, whole genome shotgun sequence genomic stretch:
- the tlcd5b gene encoding TLC domain-containing protein 5 — translation MAAPLLLVLCSLICWVSLYVFFCQLNHYRSYEWNCRLVTLVHGILIVCLSGYVGFIDGPWPFNHPGSPNTQLQIRVLCLSLGYFIFDMSWCVYFQTEGLVMLSHHSLSILGIIMVLALEHSATEVNAVIFGSEITNPFLQTRWFLREAGYYHTLLGDAVDFLFVVLFSSVRIGVGARLLYCELSSPVPLPIVKLGGVAMYMVSWVFMVNIAKFAWRKSSHKYKAWRERSQLSLRPQINGHTKKAY, via the exons ATGGCTGCGCCCCTGCTCCTGGTGCTTTGCAGTTTGATTTGCTGGGTGTCACTCTATGTCTTCTTCTGTCAGCTAAACCACTATCGCAGCTATGAGTGGAACTGTCGCTTGGTAACACTTGTTCACGGCATTCTCATTGTCTGTCTCTCTGGATACGTTGGATTTATAGATGGGCCTTGGCCCTTTAATCATCCAG GGTCTCCAAACACACAGCTCCAGATTCGAGTGCTGTGCCTGTCGCTGGGCTATTTTATATTTGATATGAGCTGGTGCGTCTACTTCCAAACGGAAGGTCTGGTGATGTTGTCTCACCACAGCCTCAGTATTCTGGGCATCATCATGGTGTTAGCTTTGGAGCACTCGGCTACGGAGGTCAACGCAGTCATCTTCGGTAGTGAAATTACCAATCCGTTCCTCCAGACCCGCTGGTTTCTCAGAGAAGCTGGATATTACCACACCTTGCTGGGAGATGCTGTGGACTTCCTTTTTGTTGTGCTGTTTTCCAGTGTGCGGATTGGGGTGGGAGCCAGGCTGTTGTACTGTGAGCTATCTTCCCCTGTGCCCCTACCAATTGTGAAGCTGGGAGGAGTTGCTATGTACATGGTGTCCTGGGTCTTCATGGTGAATATTGCCAAGTTTGCCTGGAGGAAGAGTAGTCACAAGTACAAGGCGTGGAGAGAGCGGAGCCAACTCAGTTTACGCCCACAGATCAATGGACACACAAAGAAAGCTTACTAA